The following coding sequences lie in one Oligoflexia bacterium genomic window:
- the coaE gene encoding dephospho-CoA kinase (Dephospho-CoA kinase (CoaE) performs the final step in coenzyme A biosynthesis.), whose translation MKIIGLTGGIASGKSTVSKMLRDEGQVVIDADKLAREVVEPRSFGLKCISETFGEEVLNGKSFASGGALNRSALREIVFSDERSRQTLERITHPLIQWRARCEFQFHERSGCKLLFYDAALIYEKDLVSHFSEVMVVHTTSDIQLKRLMSRDKIKAEEALKRVATQWPLEKKMELADILIDNNFSVEETRKQVVSLLNK comes from the coding sequence ATGAAAATTATTGGTCTCACTGGTGGTATAGCCAGCGGAAAAAGCACTGTATCAAAAATGCTACGCGATGAAGGTCAAGTCGTTATCGACGCTGACAAGCTCGCACGTGAAGTTGTAGAGCCTAGGTCTTTTGGTTTGAAGTGTATTAGCGAGACTTTTGGCGAGGAAGTTTTAAACGGCAAATCATTTGCTTCAGGGGGGGCGCTCAATCGTAGTGCGCTCCGAGAGATAGTATTTTCTGATGAACGAAGTCGTCAAACATTAGAGCGTATTACCCATCCGTTAATTCAGTGGCGAGCACGCTGTGAGTTTCAGTTTCATGAACGTAGTGGTTGTAAGCTTTTGTTTTATGATGCGGCATTAATTTATGAAAAAGATTTAGTGAGTCACTTTAGTGAAGTAATGGTGGTTCATACAACTTCAGATATTCAATTAAAACGATTGATGAGTCGCGATAAAATCAAAGCAGAAGAAGCATTAAAACGAGTCGCTACACAATGGCCTCTAGAGAAAAAAATGGAGTTAGCAGATATCTTAATTGATAATAATTTCAGTGTAGAAGAAACGCGAAAACAAGTTGTGAGTTTATTAAATAAGTGA
- a CDS encoding serine/threonine-protein kinase produces MSQKAEMFGKFILLDKLAMGGMAEVYRAKAPGAEGIGKIIALKRILPQYTANSEFIDMFKGEAKITVNLNQGNIGQIFEFGEEQGQFYLAMEFIDGRNLRQILSRCTKIQKSLTIEQCVFVMAQVANGLDYAHRCTDKNTGNSLSIIHRDMSPQNIMMSFEGEVKIVDFGIAKAESKIEATRAGTLKGKFGYMSPEQAEGMELDARTDIFSAGIVLWELLSGERLFIANNEINTIRKIRECQIPSLRKINPNIHEELDRISNKALAKDRSLRYQTAAELYKDLSRFLYKVNPEFTQHELGIFLKTLFKEDILEDRKKVAEFAKISFPSSASAASATAGAKEDHTMVTEDDDTKTYTGTSIISDIEKRMDPNKIDAPKNLIADDKSKKELTFDFKVDKLDLSQKVKAAQSQRPDIQSTYSGTHPAPPQLNSNTYSGNTNMRSAGTGSYTMKRESVVLKWLPTLLILTGVGLGGYYAIKHPEKIFGETERLIAATKGTETPTTSTAVLPVVETARVYVHSVPAGAQIEVDGQANGTTPAEVIVSINKKLTISLRRDGYLTYSKEFIATKSPEDFGATLQKANFGYLDVEVQPATADIYINGQKLSEKSPLKRYPVPAGVSITVKAYNPYTNSSDQTVITVKQDTSKSIRLYPRKSK; encoded by the coding sequence GTGTCACAAAAAGCTGAAATGTTTGGCAAATTTATTTTACTAGATAAACTCGCCATGGGTGGTATGGCCGAAGTGTATCGTGCGAAAGCTCCAGGAGCTGAAGGCATTGGTAAAATCATTGCACTCAAAAGAATTCTACCTCAATACACTGCCAATAGCGAATTCATTGATATGTTCAAGGGCGAAGCGAAGATCACAGTTAATCTCAATCAAGGAAATATCGGGCAAATTTTTGAATTCGGTGAAGAACAAGGGCAATTTTATCTTGCCATGGAATTCATTGATGGCCGAAATCTTAGACAAATTCTTTCTCGCTGCACAAAAATTCAAAAATCTCTAACTATCGAGCAATGTGTATTTGTCATGGCACAAGTGGCAAATGGCCTAGATTACGCTCATCGCTGCACTGATAAAAATACAGGAAATTCTCTAAGCATTATTCATCGTGATATGAGCCCTCAAAATATTATGATGAGCTTTGAAGGCGAAGTGAAGATTGTCGATTTTGGAATTGCAAAAGCTGAAAGCAAAATTGAAGCGACACGTGCTGGAACCCTCAAAGGCAAATTTGGATACATGAGCCCCGAACAAGCCGAGGGAATGGAGTTAGACGCACGTACAGATATTTTTTCTGCTGGCATTGTACTCTGGGAATTACTCAGTGGCGAACGTCTCTTTATTGCAAATAATGAGATCAATACTATCCGCAAAATTCGCGAATGCCAGATACCATCCTTAAGAAAAATTAATCCAAATATTCACGAAGAACTAGATCGAATTTCAAATAAAGCACTCGCTAAAGATCGCAGCCTTCGCTATCAAACAGCCGCTGAACTTTATAAAGATTTGAGTCGTTTTCTCTACAAAGTGAATCCCGAGTTCACACAACATGAGCTGGGTATATTTCTAAAAACTCTATTTAAAGAAGATATTCTTGAAGATCGCAAAAAAGTAGCTGAGTTTGCGAAAATCAGTTTTCCTTCATCGGCATCAGCAGCCTCTGCAACCGCAGGCGCCAAAGAAGACCATACGATGGTCACTGAAGATGATGACACAAAAACTTACACCGGGACTTCCATCATTTCAGATATAGAAAAACGAATGGATCCAAATAAAATAGATGCTCCAAAAAATCTCATTGCTGATGATAAAAGTAAAAAAGAACTCACTTTTGATTTTAAAGTCGATAAGTTGGATTTATCTCAAAAAGTAAAAGCAGCACAAAGCCAGCGACCTGATATTCAATCAACATATTCAGGTACTCATCCTGCACCACCCCAATTAAACTCCAACACATACAGTGGCAATACCAATATGAGGTCCGCTGGCACTGGTAGCTACACTATGAAGCGCGAGAGTGTAGTACTTAAATGGTTACCAACATTATTGATACTAACGGGAGTAGGTTTAGGTGGATACTACGCTATCAAGCATCCAGAAAAAATATTTGGTGAAACAGAAAGATTAATTGCTGCGACAAAAGGCACAGAAACACCCACAACTTCTACAGCTGTATTACCTGTAGTTGAAACGGCACGAGTTTATGTTCATAGCGTTCCTGCTGGAGCTCAGATTGAAGTGGATGGTCAAGCAAATGGGACTACCCCTGCTGAAGTAATCGTGTCTATTAATAAAAAATTAACTATTTCATTAAGACGCGATGGATATTTGACCTACAGCAAAGAATTCATTGCAACTAAAAGCCCCGAAGATTTTGGTGCAACACTCCAAAAAGCCAACTTTGGATACCTCGATGTGGAAGTTCAACCCGCAACAGCTGATATTTATATTAACGGACAAAAATTATCAGAAAAAAGTCCATTGAAACGCTACCCTGTTCCAGCTGGTGTGAGCATTACTGTAAAAGCCTATAATCCCTATACCAATAGTTCAGATCAAACCGTCATCACAGTCAAACAAGACACTTCAAAATCTATTCGCCTGTATCCACGAAAATCAAAATGA
- a CDS encoding long-chain fatty acid--CoA ligase: MATSNTKSISQVFVETRNKPTTSVAFRYSDGTKWHDISWPEYYRMSERLAAGLASIGVKRGDRVAIMSNTRYQWAAADMAILGMGCVTVPIYQNSTLEDVGFIINNSNAVAAIAEDDGQVQKLRRLGSQIPSLKHIVAITPVTDSDTHQWESFLKKGETYLKTNPNYFIDECRKAAMSDMATIVYTSGTTGQPKGVVLLHSCIASECSDLETLLDLGEKDSTLTFLPFAHIFGRVELWANIYIGWKIGFAESIDRIAANLVEIKPTFMMAVPRIFEKIYAKILGQVDEGSPAKKQIFKWAIKVGSEVSKCKCEKKPIPLALLIQYKVAYKLVFSKINAKLGGNIRFLVSGGAPLSKQIAEFFHAAGILVCEGYGLTETTAAVTINTPYKYRFGTVGPTLGDSQIKIASDGEILIKSKKVFREYFLNPEATKEVLTQDGWFHSGDIGEIDGDGFIRITDRKKDLIITAAGKNIAPQKIEGVLKTNKFISQVVIFGDKMKYLVALVTLNPDELKKFAVTHSLEHHNPQDLVKHSKVQDAVREIIREKNGILASYETIKNFTILPIDFSIENGELTPSMKVKRKHLSQKYESIIRDLYVGH, encoded by the coding sequence ATGGCCACATCAAATACCAAATCCATCAGCCAAGTTTTTGTCGAGACACGTAACAAACCGACTACATCAGTGGCTTTTAGATACTCAGATGGAACAAAATGGCATGATATTTCTTGGCCTGAATATTATCGTATGTCTGAAAGATTAGCAGCGGGCTTAGCGAGCATCGGTGTTAAACGCGGTGATCGCGTTGCGATAATGAGTAACACGCGGTACCAATGGGCCGCAGCAGATATGGCAATACTAGGAATGGGATGTGTCACAGTGCCCATTTATCAAAATAGTACTTTAGAAGACGTAGGTTTTATCATCAATAACTCTAACGCCGTTGCTGCCATCGCCGAAGATGACGGACAAGTTCAAAAACTACGTCGCTTGGGTTCACAAATTCCTTCTTTGAAACACATTGTCGCCATAACCCCTGTAACTGATTCTGATACACATCAGTGGGAAAGTTTTTTAAAAAAAGGCGAAACATATCTAAAAACAAATCCGAATTATTTTATTGATGAGTGTCGTAAAGCCGCAATGTCTGACATGGCAACCATTGTTTATACATCAGGTACAACTGGCCAACCAAAAGGTGTTGTACTTTTACATTCATGCATAGCTTCTGAATGTTCAGACCTTGAAACACTTCTGGATTTGGGCGAAAAAGATTCCACACTTACCTTTTTGCCTTTTGCTCACATTTTTGGTCGCGTAGAACTTTGGGCAAATATCTACATCGGATGGAAAATTGGTTTTGCCGAAAGCATTGATCGCATTGCAGCAAACCTTGTTGAAATTAAACCAACATTTATGATGGCTGTTCCTAGAATTTTTGAAAAAATCTATGCAAAAATTCTAGGACAAGTTGACGAAGGAAGCCCTGCAAAAAAACAGATATTTAAATGGGCCATTAAAGTTGGTTCTGAAGTGAGTAAATGTAAATGCGAGAAAAAACCCATCCCACTAGCACTCTTAATTCAATACAAAGTTGCATACAAGCTAGTGTTTTCAAAAATAAACGCAAAGCTTGGTGGAAACATTCGATTTCTCGTGAGCGGCGGAGCTCCACTTTCTAAGCAGATTGCAGAATTTTTTCATGCTGCTGGAATTCTTGTTTGTGAAGGTTACGGTTTAACTGAAACCACCGCAGCGGTTACAATAAATACACCTTACAAGTATCGCTTCGGTACGGTTGGCCCAACGCTTGGCGATTCACAAATAAAAATAGCAAGTGATGGCGAGATTCTCATTAAAAGTAAAAAAGTTTTTAGAGAATATTTTCTTAATCCTGAAGCCACCAAAGAAGTGTTAACTCAGGATGGGTGGTTTCATTCAGGCGATATCGGGGAGATCGATGGCGATGGCTTTATTAGAATCACTGACCGTAAAAAAGATCTCATCATTACTGCTGCTGGTAAAAACATTGCACCACAAAAAATTGAGGGAGTCTTAAAAACCAATAAATTCATCAGCCAAGTAGTTATCTTCGGAGATAAAATGAAATATCTCGTAGCCCTTGTGACTTTGAATCCTGATGAATTAAAGAAATTTGCTGTTACACATAGTCTCGAACATCACAACCCTCAAGATCTTGTGAAACACTCCAAAGTTCAAGATGCAGTTCGTGAAATTATTCGCGAAAAAAACGGTATCTTAGCAAGTTATGAGACGATCAAAAACTTTACGATTTTGCCCATTGATTTCAGCATCGAAAATGGTGAGCTAACACCTTCAATGAAAGTTAAGCGAAAACATCTAAGTCAAAAATATGAAAGTATTATTCGTGATCTTTACGTTGGGCACTGA
- a CDS encoding NAD(+)/NADH kinase, producing MAKAPKNICITYRPQSARALKTANEVAQWLIQKKLNVFTHPGLDTIAGTKKIASRSHVASLDLVIVLGGDGTFLSAVRLLQDKQVPILGVNLGNLGFLTETKVEELYDVLKLALKNKMLKTERTTLKAQIVKKNGKKFSYHALNDVVVERGPNSRLIDLSIYSGNFLVSTVKADGLILATPTGSTAYCLAAGGPIVHPSVSAINMTPICPHTLTNRPIILPDNQAIKLKLKQHPGKAVLMVDGQRCEDLTSSDDLIITRGKNTIIMLTLPSRNYFDILRAKLRFGQRE from the coding sequence ATGGCAAAGGCACCCAAAAACATCTGCATCACGTATCGTCCCCAATCTGCCCGCGCCTTAAAAACCGCCAATGAAGTTGCACAATGGTTGATTCAAAAAAAACTCAACGTATTCACACATCCTGGTTTAGATACCATTGCCGGAACAAAAAAAATTGCATCTCGAAGTCATGTAGCTTCTTTAGATTTAGTTATAGTTTTAGGAGGAGACGGCACCTTCTTAAGTGCTGTTCGACTGTTGCAAGACAAACAAGTCCCTATTTTAGGAGTGAATCTTGGCAATCTTGGTTTTTTAACAGAAACCAAAGTTGAAGAACTTTATGACGTCTTAAAACTTGCATTGAAAAATAAAATGCTCAAAACCGAACGCACCACTTTAAAAGCCCAGATTGTTAAAAAAAATGGCAAGAAATTCAGCTACCATGCGCTTAACGACGTTGTTGTTGAAAGAGGTCCAAATTCACGATTGATTGATCTTTCAATTTACTCAGGTAACTTTTTAGTGAGTACAGTTAAAGCTGACGGTTTAATTTTGGCAACACCTACGGGCTCAACAGCTTACTGCCTAGCAGCCGGTGGGCCGATCGTGCACCCCAGTGTAAGCGCCATTAACATGACCCCCATATGTCCGCACACACTTACAAACCGTCCGATAATTCTGCCCGACAATCAGGCCATCAAGCTTAAATTGAAGCAGCACCCTGGCAAGGCCGTGCTTATGGTAGATGGCCAGCGATGTGAAGATCTCACGAGTTCTGATGATCTCATCATTACTCGAGGTAAAAACACGATCATCATGCTCACACTTCCGTCGCGTAATTATTTTGATATTCTTCGCGCCAAACTCAGATTTGGTCAGCGCGAATAA
- the recN gene encoding DNA repair protein RecN, with protein MLLELKVSHFAVIDSLQVHFLRPGLNVLTGETGAGKSILLKSLALLLGGKASPDVIRTGHEQAIIEGSFDIGQRADIKQELKDLDLDSGDDSLVIRRIISQTGKHRLYINGHLSTLNVLEKTVPRLVEITGQHEHHTLTKPIAQLNVLDKFGELIDLRRSFFEKYTEARVLRENIETITAASKDREQKIDFLRFQISEIESFNPVLGEDQDLQSRHQRARFATRLHSYAQKGESVLYNQEPSVHAMLSDLVREGENLVELDPKLKPALNALKEASILAEDASFEFRDYSKQHQADEGEIERLEERVSNLKKLQKKYGTTVEEILEFKNRAVTECNLLEMHDENLKDLYLKINKINSELKSQATDLHKKRLKAAKQLETSVNRELLDLNMKGTEFLIAVKPLEELITTGGDEVLFLIKSASKDEPRPISKVASGGELSRLMLALKQASSTSLESAMTYLFDEVDTGVSGTTAEKVGRKLKSIGNNHQVICITHLPQVAAFADAHFLITKDVIKGHVKSDVTELNQKERVQELGRMISGEKITAASLTHAREMIESSSRRQKPTSPAKH; from the coding sequence ATGTTATTAGAACTCAAAGTCAGTCACTTCGCCGTTATCGACAGCTTGCAAGTTCACTTCTTACGCCCCGGCCTTAATGTACTCACAGGTGAAACCGGAGCCGGAAAAAGTATTTTACTTAAATCTTTAGCCCTTCTTCTTGGGGGAAAAGCCAGCCCCGATGTGATTCGTACAGGTCATGAGCAAGCCATTATTGAGGGCTCTTTTGATATAGGTCAAAGAGCAGACATCAAACAAGAACTTAAAGATCTTGATCTTGATTCAGGCGATGACAGTCTTGTTATAAGACGCATTATCAGTCAAACTGGTAAACACAGGCTTTATATCAATGGGCATCTTTCAACATTGAATGTTTTAGAAAAAACAGTCCCACGTCTTGTTGAAATCACAGGTCAACATGAACATCACACTCTCACCAAACCAATTGCACAACTCAATGTGCTGGATAAATTCGGTGAGCTTATAGATTTGCGACGAAGTTTTTTTGAGAAATACACTGAAGCTCGTGTTTTACGTGAAAATATTGAGACAATTACGGCCGCTTCAAAAGATCGTGAACAAAAAATTGATTTTTTGAGATTCCAAATTAGTGAAATCGAAAGTTTTAATCCCGTTTTAGGAGAAGACCAAGACCTTCAAAGCCGCCATCAGCGTGCTCGTTTTGCTACAAGACTTCATTCGTATGCTCAAAAAGGTGAAAGTGTTCTTTATAATCAAGAGCCCAGCGTTCATGCCATGTTGAGTGATTTAGTACGAGAAGGCGAGAACCTCGTTGAGCTTGATCCAAAATTAAAACCAGCACTCAATGCACTTAAAGAAGCGTCTATCTTGGCAGAAGATGCCTCTTTTGAATTTCGTGATTATTCAAAACAACATCAAGCAGATGAAGGTGAGATTGAGCGCCTAGAAGAAAGAGTGAGTAATCTTAAAAAATTACAGAAAAAATACGGCACCACCGTCGAAGAGATCTTAGAATTTAAAAACCGAGCTGTTACAGAATGTAATCTCTTAGAAATGCACGACGAAAACCTTAAAGATCTTTATCTAAAAATTAATAAAATAAATTCAGAGCTTAAATCTCAAGCCACTGATCTTCATAAAAAACGTCTCAAAGCAGCTAAACAGTTAGAGACAAGTGTTAACCGTGAACTCTTAGATTTAAACATGAAAGGCACAGAATTTCTCATAGCTGTTAAGCCCCTAGAAGAACTTATAACAACTGGTGGTGATGAAGTTCTCTTTTTAATTAAATCTGCGTCTAAAGATGAACCAAGGCCAATTAGCAAAGTAGCTTCTGGAGGAGAACTTTCTCGCCTGATGCTTGCATTAAAACAAGCATCCAGTACATCTCTCGAGTCTGCAATGACTTATCTTTTTGATGAAGTTGATACTGGCGTTAGTGGTACCACAGCTGAAAAAGTGGGTCGAAAGCTTAAATCCATCGGCAACAACCACCAAGTTATTTGCATAACTCATCTTCCACAGGTTGCAGCATTTGCTGATGCTCATTTTTTAATTACTAAAGATGTGATCAAGGGTCATGTGAAAAGTGATGTTACTGAACTTAATCAAAAAGAACGTGTTCAAGAACTTGGTCGCATGATTAGTGGTGAAAAAATCACAGCTGCTAGTCTGACACATGCCCGTGAGATGATTGAATCCAGCTCACGACGTCAAAAGCCCACATCGCCCGCCAAACATTAA
- a CDS encoding UDP-2,3-diacylglucosamine diphosphatase, translated as MKSAFFISDVHLVNMASPTGEALLSLVKLAQKEAELFVILGDLFDIWIGEGKAFQAEYAPLIAELKTLRNTCRIIYFEGNHDLHLKKFWQSQLEFEIPTGPMKIDYHDIKIWAEHGDEINRKDYDYLFLRWFLRTPPMKLLIENLPSQLVFNVGHKASHASRQYTEKIKNDSKDIARTYALGLSMKQEFDLLLTGHTHIADDFEFETSSRKARLINLGSWFDGPHYLRVSPAGQITHQKI; from the coding sequence GTGAAATCAGCATTTTTTATTTCAGATGTACATCTTGTCAATATGGCCTCTCCCACAGGAGAGGCTTTATTGTCTCTTGTCAAACTTGCACAAAAAGAAGCTGAACTTTTTGTTATTCTTGGTGATCTCTTTGATATTTGGATCGGTGAAGGAAAAGCCTTTCAAGCTGAGTACGCACCCTTGATTGCTGAGTTAAAAACTCTTCGCAACACTTGTCGCATTATTTATTTTGAGGGAAATCATGATCTGCATCTTAAAAAATTTTGGCAGTCTCAGTTAGAGTTTGAAATCCCGACGGGGCCTATGAAAATTGATTACCACGATATAAAAATTTGGGCAGAACACGGTGATGAGATTAATAGAAAAGATTATGATTATCTTTTCTTGCGTTGGTTTTTAAGAACCCCTCCAATGAAGCTCTTGATTGAAAATTTGCCTTCACAACTCGTGTTTAATGTCGGGCATAAAGCTTCCCATGCAAGTCGTCAGTACACCGAAAAGATTAAGAATGATTCAAAAGACATTGCGAGAACTTACGCGCTTGGTTTAAGCATGAAGCAAGAATTTGATCTTTTATTAACGGGACACACACACATTGCTGATGATTTTGAGTTTGAAACCTCATCGCGTAAAGCGCGATTGATCAATCTGGGTTCATGGTTTGATGGTCCCCATTATTTACGCGTTTCACCAGCTGGTCAAATTACTCATCAAAAAATTTAA